A genomic region of Gossypium hirsutum isolate 1008001.06 chromosome D01, Gossypium_hirsutum_v2.1, whole genome shotgun sequence contains the following coding sequences:
- the LOC107921930 gene encoding uncharacterized protein: MHALAVIHLKDEFPETYVQTWYTKQTQLQIYSNFIRPVRGPKQWASLSNMLPILPPTLRRPPGRLIKVRRKEPDEPQTTKRFSMRGVDMRCSKYKRIGHNKRSCKGEVGQNIPVKRHKVGVPTQQQATPNQ, from the exons ATGCATGCATTGGCTGTCATTCATCTAAAAGATGAGTTCCCAGAAACCTATGTACAAACCTGGTACACCAAGCAAACCCAGCTTCAAATTTACTCCAACTTTATAAGGCCAGTAAGGGGTCCTAAACAATGGGCCTCTTTGTCAAACATGTTGCCAATACTGCCTCCTACACTAAGAAGGCCACCTGGTAGACTTATTAAAGTGAGAAGGAAAGAACCTGATGAACCACAAACAACAAAAAGGTTTAGCATGAGAGGGGTGGACATGAGGTGCAGTAAATACAAAAGAATAGGCCACAATAAGAGGAGTTGCAAAGGGGAAGTTGGCCAAAACATTCCA GTCAAAAGACATAAAGTTGGTGTCCCAACTCAGCAACAGGCTACCCCAAATCAGTAA